AGTGTAACTCACTGAATGAAATGTGCACTCTGGCCTTGGGGCTTATAATTAACAATTTTTATGTCACCCCACTTCATGTGGTCTCTCAGAATTCGACACATATTCTGTCACTTACAGACACCATGgaattatttctgtatttcttggCACCTCATTCAGAAGCTCCAACAATAACTGTGTTACTCTAAATAACCTATCCACCTCCATGGCTCTTTCTCTTCACCCTAATCACATTGTTGgaaagacagagtgagagaggctGGCTTCAAGCATGAACATGTGTCTGTCAAGCCACAGGCTGGGGATGTCACCGTCCACATCAGACAATAGTTTCTCCATCTCACTTCTGGTCACCTCACTGGTTTTGAGCTCATTGTAATGTGTATTAGGAGAGACCAACCACAATTACAAAGCTCAGGGTTTACTAGAGAAGCGATTTCTTAGCACAGGGCTTGAGTGACATACTTGGGCCCaagttaaaaggaagaaaacagctcAGTAGTTTTAAAATAGAGGTATtgtgtggggctagagagatggcttcatggtaggagcacttgccgctcttgcaaaggacctgagtttggttcccagcacccatgtcttttgggcagctcacagtgtcatctctaactccagatccaggagatctgatgccctcttctaacttCTGTGGGTACCCACACtcttgtggcacacacacacactctcaaaataaaatctttataaaagaaaggaaggaaggaagagaagcggggagggaggaaaggagaaaataaagataagTCTAGACACTTCCAAACTTGGCTCACTCCTGGCCAGGTAAGGCCCCTGAGGGCAACAGGGACTCAAACACTCACCTCAGCATCCTACCGAGGACAGAATGCAATGGGTATCTCCCGGCTGGGTACCAGGATGCCAAGATGCAACATTTCAACGGGCTCATCATCTGTAGCCACGATCTTGTATTTTTGAATGATCTGTAACACACATTGAGACAAAAGCAGAATTAACCCTCTCTCCCCCGGCTTTGTAGAATAGCCCAGAATGTGGTTGTAGAAACCCAGTGAGGACTTTTACCCAGCAAAGAGCCAAGTGGAGCTGTAACTCAGCCAGTCGACGCCCAATGCACATCCTCTTCCCAAGGCCAAATGGGAGATGTGCAAAGGGATTgatctttttctccttctgaagCCAGCGTTCAGGTTTAAACTGCTTGGAATCTTCAAAATTGTCCTCACTGGAACCCAACACCTGGGTATTTAGCATTAACACCGTCTAAAAAGCACACAGAAAGAGATGATCTTTTAGATAATCAGAAGCAAAAATAATTCACGGAAACACAATAATGATGGCTGTATTGCTTGACATATGTTAGTGAAAGAAtgacatatgtgcatatgtgtggggtAGTACatgtacccacatgcacatgcagagggaagaggaggacccCTGATGTCCTCTATCTCTCTACACCTCAgtcccttgagatagggtctgtcaATGAACCTGGATTTAAGCTGGCAGCTAGCAAGGCCCATTGATCCTGCTCTGCCTGCCTCGAACAATGCTGGCCCAAACAGCCACATCTGGTTTTCTACACAAACAGCCACATCTGGTTTTCTACACAAGTGTTGGGGATTCAAACCTCATACTTGTGCAGCAAGAGCTCTGACCTACTGaaaccctcccccagcccccataaCTCCACATTTTTGTGTTCCATGTTCATGACCACCTCCTCTCTCCATTTTTCAGATAAAGAGGGTGAATCCTTCTATGGATCTCCAGAATGAATGCTCTCCTGTGACAAACACTTGGGGAGTGTAATCCTGTCAAGCTTTGCTAAGAAACAGATATGCAAATTCTACTTACTCCTTTGGGTAACGTGTATTCACCCAGAACTGTTGGTTTGTCGAGAGTCCGAGATGTGAACGGCACACTTGGGGTAAGCCTGAAAAACCAAAGTCAGAGCTGTAACGGTGACCCCAGACCacactgtgtctgtgtggtgtgaggAATAGACTCAGAATGGGAAGCAGAAGTCTGTCGGAGTTCAGTCAGGGTGAGAGGAAACCCTCTCTCTTACcatgaggagctattggcagatGACAGCTGCCGGGATCGGGAAAGCCAGGTTTTCTTTGGGGATTAGCCCTGATATATCAGCTACCCTCCCTCCACACTCAAGAATGTGTGGTAACACAAATCAGACTTGATGGAGAAAAGGCAGACACGAAGTTGGGTGACTGAGGAAGGGGATGGATCTGGgtggaatggggtgggggagtgaatatgatcaagatacattgcatGGCATCCTCAAAGAATTACGTTGTTTTTTAAGAAATCCCTCTTTCTCAATATGTACGCCTCTTGTTTCTTATCACATAGTTAAATCCCTGTAAGTCTGGCGAGTGGCTCATCAATTGTGTTCCGTTCAATCTGCCTGCGTCTCATGCTTCACCCAAAGCCTGCATCTCTTCCTCTCTACTGCTGTCTGCTCTCCACAAAGGTGGCACTGTTTCCTTCTGGTCCAAAGGCTGGAGGTTTACTTTCCAGGAAGAGCTAGAGGCTAAAAGAcagctgtctgtctctgtgccttcttgctcagccttcatctccagccccacaaccACAGACGACTTCCCTCCTACTGACCAGCATCCATGAGAGGCGAGCGGTGGGATTGGTCCACAAGGTTTGGAAAGTGAGTAAAATAAACATTGATATACCCCAAGGCCCTTCCCTCTAGCTTGATAGATGCATATAATCAGGGGAGGCATCTTGAGGTATCTTGATGGGAGCCATCTTGAGGTATCATTTTTATGTTCTAAGCGAATCCTTTTCTAGTGATGTCATGTACTGCCAAAAGCAAACGAGGTATTAGCTCAGAGGTGAGTCCTTACCTCATGGATTCTTTTACACAGGCCTTTAAGTAGGGCATACTTCTCAGATCCTCTGCCCGTGGTGCCTGGTTCCCAGGCAACACGCTCTGGATTTCCAGAAGAAGTCTCTGCTGCACTCGGGGGTTCCGGGATAGATTGTAGAGAATCCACATCAAGCTGTTTGCTGTCTGAAAGGCAAACGGCTGCAGATAAGAGAGTCTGCCGATCTCTGGGCTCACACCGCCACCAGGCACAAATGGTCACGTTTAGAAATATGGTTGGACGCAACTGTTTGAGCACAAACAGCTGCATGTGCAGCTGACAAAGGCTACGTTGGGGCTCATTTCTAGGTGGTGGTATAGTTTACTGCTACATCTGATGTCACCACTAGGGGGAAACCGGAGCAAGATACAAAGatgtcctctctccccctctcataCCTAAATGTGACTCCCTGGTGgcctcaacagaaaaatggaactAGAACTTGTTCAATAGTAAATTTTGATGTAAAACTGagtaaagaaaggacagaaaagctCTAGTGATGCCAGTGAGAGGTTTTCCAAAGGTATTTTCCCAACACAATTAAATGCATCACGCATTGTCTCTCTGGAATCTAATAAAAGTTCTTTTGGCCACACCCTAAATTAACCATGAACATGAAAAGGCATTATCAGGGTTTTACCCATGTGAAAAATGCCTTTATAGGAGAATGCAGCACCttgcccccccccaccaaaaaaaggatttggggaggggcaggggataCATTCTAACATTAAATTGAGTATGCTAAGGAGCTAGAGACTGTTTCTGACAAAGACTGATGGCCTTTTAAGGGTATCTTTGGTGTCTTCTCTGAAGGGATGAGGAGCAACCATCACATTCACCACCAGGAGTCAGAGGCACCTGACTGTTCTTCAGCTGATTTAAACAGAATGGTCTCAATACCGTGGCCATGTCCTCCCCCTGCAGACACCAAGGTGCTGTGACTGAGTGCCATGACCCACTCACACTAATGAGCAGAGGAAAAGATGGGTCAGAGCCAACTGgtgtttattatttttggaaGAACATGCCTCCCAGGCAGGCTTCTTCATGTCAGAGAGCCAGTGGCTTCCACTGAAAATAAGCTGTGGATGGCATTAGCACAGAACAGGAAGAGGGTGTGACCTCCAAATTAAAGGCAATCAGACCTCTCTGATCCACCCAATGTGACTTTCAGAATAGAcaggactgaaaaagaaatggatcaGGTGGATAACCATATCAGCAAACACCTCACCACAAGTGTCAAATAGTGCTCCACGGGCCTGGGTAACCAGCTTTCACCACAGCCAGGGTATACTGTCTGGGCCCCTCAGAAAACTGCAGAGCTTCATTCCAGGGGAAGTGGGTTAGGAAACCTCAAGGGCTCAGCCTGTCCTGGTACGACCTCGGTTGGGAGGGCGCCATCCCTTCAGTGGCCTCTCTTTGCTAATTTCTCTCTAGGAAGTTCACTCTCCACCCACCAGCCATAGTTCACTTGGCAAAGCATAAATTGGCCAGCTTActcctttgctttaaaaatgttcCTTCATGGTGTCTACCACTACCTGaatagtgatgtgtgtgtgtgtgtgtgtgtgtgtgtgtattcatccaCTGTCTCTCCTCCCCACTGGCTTTTCAGTTCTATGAGGAACAAGACTTTGCCTCTCATTCCTAGTGGACTTTTaagggcctggcacacagtaggtgctctaCAGTTCTCATCCTCTTCCGTTTACTCAGGAAGCATTTGTTGACCACCTTACACATGCCGTGTGCTCTTTTGTGTTCTTGGAAGGACGCTGTAGACAAAGCACAGCCACAGAATTCACACTTCCCTTCCCACAGAAGAACAATGGCCTTTGTGGCTTTGTGGAAAGGCCTGGCATTCGTTCAGAAAGGGAGATCAGATCAATTACCACTTCTGTCGATCTCCTGGAGCAAGCGGCAGAAAGAGAGGTGTTGTCTGTAATACAGAAactgtcttttctctttcaaggAGTGCCATGAAAGGGGAAATGCAAAGAAGCAGTCAACTGGGAGGGCTTCTGCCTGGACACTTTAAGGTGCACAGAATGCGGGCCTTTGAGAAGTCTGTGTCACACCAGTGACAGCATAAGACATGAATGGAAGGCGGCTGCATAGAGAATCTACTAAGAGAATCAGCTGGTATGTTGCACACGAGTTGttgcatttaaataaaaatcaagctaTCCCAAGTTCATCTTGTTTGTACTTTTAAGCACTAAATGTATTATTGGTCTGGAGGACTGAattccaatttttatttcatcttattttaaatataatcagCCACAGGTAGTCACTGTGGGGGATAGTCTGAGTCATTACTAAAAaacaaccgtgtgtgtgtgtgtgtgtgtgtgtgtgtgtgtgtgttcatatgtcggggcacatgtatgtacatgcatgtggaggctggaggttgacATCAGGCATCTTCCTTAActattctctaccttattttttgaggcagggtctctcactggactagCTAGTCTGCCTGGCCCAGGCATCCTCCTTTCTCCATGTCCCCAGGCCTGGCATTACACATAGgggccacctcacctggcttttTTCCTATCAGGTCCTCATGGATGCGCAGACAGTACTTTACCaattgagctctctctctctccaaccttTGCTTGAGAAACTTAAGTCACCTAGCCAGAGCATGGGTACCTAGCTGTTTCCAAATTCCCATGGCAGTTCTGATATCTGCCATGGTGCTGGCCAGAACCTACCCAGTATGTTATCACTGGAGCATATGTTATCACACAAAGTCCCTACCATGCCCATAACCACCAAGAGGCCATGCTTTGAGTTCCCCCACAGCGCTCACTATGGATGCTTACTGGTTTTTGTGAGGCTGTAGCTACTCGGGTAGTTCTGGTGGAGAGAATGATTCCCATGGCTACTTAAAAACTCATTGTTTAGCCAACCAAGTCCCAGCCTCCCCTCACCGTCTCCACTGCAGCGAGCTGGAGCTCCGTGACAGCCGCATACAGTTCTTTCTTGGAGAGATGATTGTGATGGTAAATATCGCAAAGGAAATCTGTGTCAGGCTGCTGGGAATATTTCTCCAAACGGTTGTCGATGCATGGCTTTACTgtgacagaggagagaaaggacagagagcCTGAAAATTCGGatgaggaaaagagcccaagaaaatcTTGCAACACTGAGTCTTTTCAGGAACATTGACTCTGAATTTGCTAGATAGGTATCTAGTGAATATTCTCGATACACTGGCAAGGATTGGTCAAGGCCAACATGGATGGACTTCTCAGGATCCCCTGGGCATCTTCTGAAAGCGTTGATTCAGTATCAGGGATCGGGTAGACAGaagccagcctctctctctctctctctctctctctctctctctctctctctctctctctctctctctcctctctgtatctctctgtctgtcttctttttctctttcttcagactgggactcactatgtagccctagctcaTTTGAAACTTGCTATGGAGACCTGGCCGGCCTCAGATatatgcctgtctctgtccctagAGTGCTGGTACTAAAGTCATGCACCACTGTGTATGGCCTTGAAGTCTGCATTTTTGTCAAGCTTTGGGGCAGGTGCTCTTGGTCTGTAGTCACATTTTGATGAATAGAAGCTCCATGCTCTGAAGGGATCAACATGAGAGGGAATGAGAACTGGCCTGATGTGCATATTCCAAACTTGGATCCAGATATTActaaacatatatgcaagtaCAGTGCCTGGAAATACTGgtaacacttaaaacatttggcaTTTATGAAACACATCCAGACAACTGTCTTCCTCACTTTAATCCATTAATGCAGGCAGATGCCAAACTAAGATCACCATGGAGCTGGTAGGCAGGGTGACTGCCTGTGGTGCAGTTGGCATCCTAGTCCGGAAGCATGGCCTGGTCTGGAGCCTTGGGAAAGCTACTTAGGTGTGTCTCAGGACCTTGGGAGGGTTGACTGTGGAGGTTTGTGTAAGGATTAAACATATACACAACTCCTAACACCCTGTATCATGGAGCAGAAATAGCCCTAATCACCAAAATGTCATATATACCCGATGTTTATGTTCTACTAGGCACACTAAAAGTTGTACCAAAGTGGGAAGCACTGTCATTCATTATTTCAGAGATGGAGGAGTCAAGGACGAAAAGGTGGTGACACATAGGGCTAAGCCACCGCACATGAACTCAGCCACCTCCAGCTTGCAGAGAGGACGACAGGGCGCGCCTCccgctgcccctccccccatgctcATGAGTTTGGGAAGCTGTAGAGAGTAGAAGCAACGCCATGGGAGGACCTTGATGGTTCAGTCAGGAAGATCCCACAAGACCTCTCCTAGGCATAGGGTCAGGGTAACTGGATTGTAGTGGACAGCGGGAAGGAGAGCCCTTTCACCTGATCTGAAAATGGTGTCCCAGGCCAGAGTGTGCGCCTGCCACACTTTGGTGTTGAGTTTCCTGTGCAGCTCCACTGGGGTCACCATCATCTTTCCAAATGTGTTCATCatctggaagaaacagaagaacttGGACCCTGGATTCTTCTCTCTAAGCAGTGTTCTCTTGGAGGGGGAGGAGTCTAAACCAGACCACTCCAGCATCTCCAAAGTGTGGGATTCAAAGGCCCATCAGCTCTCTTAGTCATCTCAAAGATggctttgttttttgtatttaataaaaaGTATTGGTCTCACGacccttcacatacacacacacacacacacacacacacacacacacacacacacacacgttatatTGAGGATCAAACTCATGGCCTTGTGGTTACTAAAAAGGCATCCACTATAGAGCTACTCTgtatccattttgttttattttttattttgagacaaagtatcaTTAAATTGTCTAGCTTGTCCTTGCACTCACTCTAGCCCAAACCAGCTTAAAACTTGTAATTATCCTGCCTCAGCACCTCCACCACGCAGCTGGTATGACAGGCTGGTACCACCAGTGCCAGTTTTTAATGGTCTaattgtaaaggaagaagaaagaacagaaaaactatAATTTACCTATTGACTCTAGTTTCTGATGCCACATAACCTTAGTTAATCCCAAATCAATTACACTGTGTCTATGATATCTCAAATTACTTAAACCATTCAAAACTGTAAAGTCTGAAGCattcagaaactttaaaaaatatcttttaaccAACTGACCATTCATCAAGATACCTTAAGTACATTTAGAATAATTTTCTGTAGTAAAATAACTTGGCCTAAACTGATAAATAATGGGCTTTTTTATGTTTGTGAttggtgcacatgtatatatagatatcAAAGTAAGTGAATTAACCATTCAAATTGTAAGTGTGTATACTCCTCCTTGGGAGACATGGAGACAACCTTTGTTAAGCTGTCCTGAGGGACTGCTTACCGTCTTGATGGCCGTAATGAAGGTCAGAGCTTCTTCCTCTGCGTCCTTCTGAAGGAGCCCAAATCTCTTCTCATATAACACAAGGCAGATACCTGTCATTGAAAATAATCACTGCTGTTATTCAATTGTAGCCAGAGTCTGTGATTAGCTGACTATTAAAGACCGAGCTCTGTGTCTCATGACATTGTGGTCt
The sequence above is drawn from the Peromyscus leucopus breed LL Stock chromosome 1, UCI_PerLeu_2.1, whole genome shotgun sequence genome and encodes:
- the LOC114704035 gene encoding 1,25-dihydroxyvitamin D(3) 24-hydroxylase, mitochondrial; this encodes MSCPIDKRRSLIAFLRRLRDLGQPPRPVTSKACASRAPKEVPLCPVVTSGQSRDATSLPGPTNWPLLGSLLEILWKGGLKKQHDTLAEYHKKYGQIFRMKLGSFDSVHLGSPSLLEALYRTESAYPQRLEIKPWKAYRDHRNEGYGLLILEGREWQRIRSAFQKKLMKPVEIMKLDNKINEVLADFMGRIDELCDEGGRIRDLYSELNKWSFESICLVLYEKRFGLLQKDAEEEALTFITAIKTMMNTFGKMMVTPVELHRKLNTKVWQAHTLAWDTIFRSVKPCIDNRLEKYSQQPDTDFLCDIYHHNHLSKKELYAAVTELQLAAVETTANSLMWILYNLSRNPRVQQRLLLEIQSVLPGNQAPRAEDLRSMPYLKACVKESMRLTPSVPFTSRTLDKPTVLGEYTLPKGTVLMLNTQVLGSSEDNFEDSKQFKPERWLQKEKKINPFAHLPFGLGKRMCIGRRLAELQLHLALCWIIQKYKIVATDDEPVEMLHLGILVPSREIPIAFCPR